The Nomascus leucogenys isolate Asia chromosome 16, Asia_NLE_v1, whole genome shotgun sequence genome includes a region encoding these proteins:
- the RP1 gene encoding oxygen-regulated protein 1 — translation MSDTPSTGFSIIHPTSSEGQVPPPRHLSLTHPVVAKRISFYKSGDPQFGGVRVVVNPRSFKSFDALLDNLSRKVPLPFGVRNISTPRGRHSITRLEELEDGESYLCSHGRKVQPVDLDKARRRPRPWLSSRAISAHAQSHPVAVAAPGMPRAPRSLVVFRNGDPKTRRAVLLSRRVTQSFEAFLQHLTEVMQRPVVKLYATDGRRVPSLQAVILSSGAVVAAGREPFKPGNYDIQKYLLPARLPGISQRVYPKGNAKSESRKISTHMSSSSRSQIYSVSSEKTHNNDCYLDYSFVPENYLALEKNDSQNLPIYPSEDDIEKSIIFNQDGTMTVEMKVRFRIKEEETIKWTTTVSKTGPSNNDEKSEISFPGRTESRSSGLKLAACSFSADVSPMERSSNQEGSLAEEINIQMTDQVAETCSSASWENATVDTDINQGTQDEAKHHFYRPPTPGLRRVRQKKSVIGSVTLVSETEVQEKMIGQFSYSEERESGENKSEYHMFTHSCSKMSSVSNKPVLVQINNNDQMEESSLERKKENSLLKSSAISAGVIEITSQKMLEMSHNNGLPSTISNNSIVEEDVVDCVVSDNKTGIKNFKTYGNTNDRFSPISADATHFSSNNSGTDKNISEAPASEASSIVTARIDRLINEFAQCGLTKLPKNEKKILSSVTSKKKKKSRQQAINSRYQDGQLATKGILNKNERINTKGRITKEMIVQDSDSPLKGGILCEEDLRTSDTVIESNTFCSKSNLNSTISKNFHRNKLNTTQNSKVQGLLTKRKSRSLNKISLGAPKKREIGQRDKVFPHNESKYCKSTFENKSLFHVFNILEQKPKDFYAPQSQAEVASGYLRGMAKKSLVSKVTDSHITLKSQKKHKGDKLKASAILSKQHATTRANSLASLKKPDFPEDIAHHSIQNYIQSWLQNINPYPTLKPIKSAPICTNEMSVVKCSNNSFSGNDPYTSSGKISNFVMESNKHITKIASLTGDNLCKEGDKSFIANDTGEDLHETQVGSLNDAYLVPLHEYCTLSQSAINNHNTKSHIAAEKSGPEKKLVYEEINLARKRQSVEVAIQVDPIEEETPKDLLPVLMLHQLQASVPGIHKTQNGVVQMPGSLADVPFHSAICNSSTNLLLAWLLVLNLKGSMNSFCQVDAHKAANKSSETLALLEILKHIAITEEADDLKAAVANLVESTTSHFGLSEKEQDVVPIDLSANCSTVNIQSVPKYSENERTKGISSLDGGCSASEACAPEVCVLEVTCSPCEMCTVNKAYPPKETCNLSDTFFPSDDYGVDQTSMIKACFLGEICSLTDTVFSDKACAQKENHIYEGACPIDETYVPVNVCNTIDFLNSKENTYTDNLESTEELERGDDIQKDLNILTDPEYKNGFNTLVSHQNVSNLSSCGLCLSEKEAELDKKHSSLDDFENCSLRKFQDENAYTSFDMEEPRTSEEPGSITNSMTSSERNISELESFENLDNHDTDIFNTVVNGGEQATEELIQEEVEASKTLELIDISSKNIMEEKRKNGIIYEIISKRLATPPSLVFCYDSKQNSEKETNEGETKMVKMMVKNMETGSYSESSPDLKKCIKSPVTSDWSDYRPDSDSEQPYKTSSDDPNDSGELTQEKEYNVGFVKRAIEKLYGKADTIKPSFFPGSTRKSQVRPYSVEFQCSRKATLYDSEGQSFGSSEQVSSSSPMLQEFQEERQDKCDVSGVRDNYYRGDMLEPGTKQNDHSRILTDIEEGVLIDKGKWLLKENHLLRMSSENPGMCGNADTTSVDTLLDNNSSEVPYSHFGNLAPGPTMDDLSSSELEELTQPLELKCNYFNMPHGSDSEPFHEDWLDVHNETCAKERIANHHTEEKGNHHSERVCTSVTHSFISAGNKVYPVSDDAIKNQPLPGSNMIHGTLQEADSLDKLYALCGQHCPILTVIIQPMNEEDRGFAYRKESDIENFLGFYLCMKIHPYLLQTDKNVFREENNKANMRQNLIDNAIGDIFDQFYFNNTFDLMGKRRKQKRINFLGLEEEGNLKKFQPDLKERFCMNFLHTSLLVVGNMNSNTQDLSSQTNEIFKAVDENNNLLNNRFQGSRTNLNQVVRENINCHYFFEMLGQVCLLDICQVETSLNISNRNILEDLCMFEGENLFIWEEEDILNLTDLESSREQEDL, via the exons ATGAGTGATACCCCTTCTACTGGTTTTTCCATCATTCATCCTACTTCTTCTGAAGGTCAAGTTCCACCCCCTCGCCATTTGAGCCTCACTCATCCTGTTGTGGCCAAGCGGATCAGTTTCTACAAGAGCGGAGACCCCCAATTCGGCGGGGTCAGGGTGGTGGTCAACCCTCGCTCCTTTAAGTCCTTTGATGCTCTGCTGGATAACTTGTCCAGGAAGGTGCCCCTACCTTTTGGAGTGAGGAACATCAGCACCCCTCGGGGCAGGCACAGCATCACGCGCCTGGAGGAGCTGGAGGACGGCGAGTCGTACCTATGTTCCCACGGCAGGAAGGTGCAGCCTGTAGACCTGGACAAAGCCCGTCGGCGCCCGCGGCCCTGGCTCAGCAGCCGGGCCATCAGCGCACATGCACAGTCCCACCCCGTTGCCGTCGCTGCCCCCGGCATGCCCCGCGCCCCGCGGAGCCTGGTGGTCTTCAGGAATGGCGACCCGAAGACGAGGCGCGCGGTTCTTCTGAGCAGGAGGGTCACCCAGAGCTTCGAGGCATTTCTACAGCACCTGACAGAGGTCATGCAGCGCCCGGTGGTCAAGCTGTATGCTACGGACGGAAGGAGG GTTCCCAGCCTCCAGGCAGTGATCCTGAGCTCTGGAGCTGTGGTGGCAGCAGGAAGGGAGCCGTTTAAACCAGGAAATTATGACATCCAAAAATACTTGCTTCCTGCTAGATTACCAGGGATCTCTCAGCGTGTGTACCCCAAGGGAAATGCAAAGTCAGAAAGCAGAAAGA TAAGCACACATATGTCTTCAAGCTCAAGGTCCCagatttattctgtttcttctgaGAAAACACATAATAATGATTGCTACTTAGACTATTCTTTTGTTCCTGAAAATTACTTGGCCTTAGAAAAGAATGATTCTCAGAATTTACCAATATATCCTTCTGAAGATGATATTGagaaatcaattatttttaatcaagatGGCACTATGACAGTTGAGATGAAAGTTCGATTcagaataaaagaggaagaaaccaTAAAATGGACAACTACTGTCAGTAAAACTGGTCCTTCTAATAATGATGAAAAGAGTGAGATAAGTTTTCCAGGAAGAACAGAAAGTCGATCATCTGGTTTAAAGCTTGCAGCATGTTCATTCTCTGCAGATGTGTCACCTATGGAGCGAAGCAGTAATCAAGAGGGCAGTTTGGCAGAGGAGATAAACATTCAAATGACAGATCAAGTGGCTGAAACTTGCAGTTCTGCTAGTTGGGAGAATGCTACTGTGGACACAGATATCAACCAGGGAACTCAAGACGAAGCAAAGCATCATTTTTATAGGCCCCCTACACCTGGACTAAGAAGAGTGAGACAAAAGAAATCTGTGATAGGCAGTGTGACCTTAGTATCTGAAACTGAGGTTCAAGAGAAAATGATTGGACAGTTTTCCTATAGTGAAGAAAGGGAAAGTGGGGAAAACAAGTCTGAGTATCACATGTTTACACATTCTTGCAGTAAAATGTCATCAGTATCTAACAAACCAGTACTTGTTCAGATCAATAACAATGATCAAATGGAGGAGTCATcgttagaaagaaaaaaggaaaacagtctgCTTAAGTCAAGTGCAATAAGTGCTGGTGTTATAGAAATTACAAGTCAGAAGATGTTAGAGATGTCGCATAATAATGGTTTGCCATCAACTATATCAAACAACTCAATTGTGGAGGAAGATGTAGTTGATTGTGTGGTATCGGACAACAAAACTGGTATCAAGAACTTCAAAACTTATGGTAACACCAATGATAGATTCAGTCCTATTTCAGCAGATGCAACCCATTTTTCAAGTAATAACTCTGGAACTGACAAAAATATTTCTGAGGCTCCAGCTTCAGAAGCATCCTCTATTGTCACTGCAAGAATTGACAGACTAATTAATGAATTTGCTCAGTGTGGTTTAACAAAActtccaaaaaatgaaaagaagatttTGTCATCTGTTAccagcaaaaagaagaaaaaatctcgACAGCAAGCAATAAATTCCAGGTATCAAGATGGACAGCTTGCAACCAAAGGAATTCTTAATAAGAATGAGAGAATAAACACAAAAGGTAGAATTACAAAGGAAATGATAGTGCAAGATTCAGATAGTCCCCTTAAAGGAGGGATACTTTGTGAGGAAGACCTCCGGACAAGTGATACTGTAATTGAATCAAATACTTTTTGTTCCAAAAGTAATCTCAATTCCACGATTTCCAAGAATTTccatagaaataaattaaatactacTCAAAATTCCAAGGTTCAAGGACTTTTAACCAAAAGAAAATCTAGATcactaaataaaataagcttaGGAGCacctaaaaaaagagaaatcggTCAAAGAGATAAAGTGTTTCCTCACAATGAATCTAAATATTGCAAAagtacttttgaaaataaaagtttatttcatgtatttaacATCCTTGAGCAAAAACCCAAAGATTTTTATGCACCGCAATCTCAAGCAGAAGTGGCATCTGGGTATTTGAGAGGAATGGCAAAGAAGAGTTTAGTTTCAAAAGTTACTGATTCACACATAACtttaaaaagccagaaaaaacATAAAGGGGATAAATTGAAAGCAAGTGCTATTTTAAGTAAACAACATGCTACAACCAGGGCAAATTCTTTAGCTTCTTTGAAAAAACCTGATTTTCCTGAGGATATTGCTCATCATTCAATTCAAAATTATATACAGAGTTGGTTGCAAAACATAAATCCATATCCAACTTTAAAGCCTATAAAATCAGCTCCGATATGTACAAATGAAATGAGTGTGGTAAAGTGTAGCAATAATAGTTTTTCAGGGAATGATCCCTATACAAGTTCtggaaaaataagtaattttgttATGGAAAGTAATAAGCACATAACTAAAATTGCCAGTTTGACAGGAGATAATCTATGTAAAGAGGGAGATAAGTCTTTTATTGCCAATGACACTGGTGAAGATCTCCATGAGACACAGGTTGGATCTCTGAATGATGCTTATTTGGTTCCCTTGCATGAATATTGTACTTTGTCACAGTCAGCTATTAATAATCATAATACTAAAAGTCACATAGCTGCTGAAAAATCGGGACCAGAGAAAAAACTTGTTTACGAGGAAATAAACCTAGCTAGAAAAAGGCAAAGTGTAGAGGTTGCCATTCAAGTAGATCCTATAGAAGAGGAAACTCCAAAAGACCTCTTACCAGTCCTGATGCTTCACCAATTGCAAGCTTCAGTTCCTGGTATTCACAAGACTCAGAATGGAGTTGTTCAAATGCCAGGTTCACTTGCAGATGTTCCCTTTCATTCTGCAATATGTAATTCATCCACTAATCTCCTTCTAGCTTGGCTCTTGGTGCTAAACCTAAAGGGAAGTATGAATAGCTTCTGTCAAGTTGATGCTCACAAGGCTGCCAACAAATCTTCAGAAACACTTGCATTATTGGAGATTCTAAAGCACATAGCTATCACAGAGGAAGCTGATGACTTGAAAGCTGCTGTTGCCAATTTAGTGGAGTCAACTACAAGCCACTTTGGACTCAGTGAGAAAGAACAAGACGTGGTTCCAATAGATCTTTCTGCAAATTGTTCCACAGTCAACATTCAGAGTGTTCCTAAGTACagtgaaaatgaaagaacaaaaggaaTCTCCTCTTTGGATGGAGGTTGCTCTGCCAGTGAGGCATGTGCCCCTGAAGTCTGTGTTTTGGAAGTGACTTGCTCTCCATGTGAGATGTGCACTGTAAATAAGGCTTATCCTCCAAAAGAGACATGTAACCTCAGTGACACTTTTTTTCCTAGTGATGATTATGGTGTGGATCAGACTTCTATGATTAAGGCTTGTTTCCTAGGAGAGATCTGTTCACTTACTGATACTGTGTTTTCTGATAAGGCTTGTGCTCAAAAGGAGAACCATATCTATGAGGGAGCTTGCCCAATTGATGAGACCTACGTTCCTGTCAATGTCTGCAATACCATTGACTTTTTAAACTCCAAAGAAAACACATATACTGATAACTTGGAATCAACTGAAGAGTTAGAAAGAGGTGATGACATTCAGAAAGATCTAAATATTTTGACAGACCCTGAATATAAAAATGGCTTTAATACATTGGTGTCGCATCAAAATGTCAGTAATTTAAGCTCCTGTGGCCTTTGCCTAAGTGAAAAAGAAGCAGAACTTGATAAGAAACATAGTTCTCTAGatgattttgaaaattgttcactAAGGAAGTTTCAGGATGAAAATGCATATACTTCCTTTGATATGGAAGAACCAAGGACTTCTGAAGAACCAGGCTCAATAACCAACAGCATGACATCAAGTGAAAGAAACATTTCAGAATTGGAATCTTTTGAAAACTTAGATAACCATGACACTGATATCTTTAATACAGTGGTTAATGGAGGAGAGCAAGCCACTGAAGAATTAATCCAAGAAGAAGTAGAGGCTAGTAAAACTTTAGAATTGATAGACATCTCTAGTAAGAAtattatggaagaaaaaagaaagaatggtatAATTTATGAAATAATCAGTAAGAGGCTGGCAACACCACCATCTTTAGTTTTTTGCTATGATTCTAAGCAAAATAGTGAAAAGGAGACCAATGAAGGAGAAACTAAGATGGTAAAAATGATGGTGAAAAACATGGAAACTGGAAGTTATTCAGAGTCCtctcctgatttaaaaaaatgcatcaaaAGTCCAGTGACTTCTGATTGGTCAGACTATCGGCCCGACAGTGACAGTGAGCAGCCATATAAAACATCCAGTGATGATCCCAATGACAGCGGCGAACTTACCCAAGAGAAAGAATACAACGTAGGATTTGTTAAAAGGGCAATAGAAAAACTTTACGGTAAAGCAGATACTATTAAACCATCTTTTTTTCCTGGCTCTACCCGCAAGTCTCAGGTTCGTCCTTATTCTGTGGAATTTCAGTGTTCCAGGAAAGCAACTCTTTATGATTCTGAAGGGCAGTCATTTGGCTCTTCTGAACAGGTATCTAGTAGTTCACCTATGTTGCAGGAATTCCAGGAAGAAAGACAAGATAAGTGTGATGTTAGTGGTGTGAGGGACAATTATTATAGGGGTGACATGTTAGAACCTGGTACAAAACAAAATGATCATAGCAGAATCCTCACAGACATAGAGGAAGGAGTACTGATTGACAAAGGCAAATGGCTTCTGAAAGAAAATCATTTGCTAAGAATGTCATCTGAAAATCCTGGCATGTGTGGCAATGCAGACACCACATCAGTAGACACCCTACTTGATAATAACAGCAGTGAGGTACCAtattcacattttggtaatttggCCCCAGGCCCAACCATGGATGACCTCTCCTCTTCAGAACTCGAGGAACTAACTCAACCCCTTGAACTAAAATGCAATTACTTTAACATGCCTCATGGCAGTGACTCAGAACCTTTTCATGAGGATTGGCTGGATGTTCACAATGAAACCTGTGCCAAGGAAAGAATAGCAAATCACCATACAGAGGAGAAGGGTAATCATCATTCAGAAAGAGTATGCACATCTGTCACTCATTCCTTTATTTCTGCTGGTAACAAAGTATACCCTGTCTCTGATGATGCTATTAAAAACCAACCATTGCCTGGCAGTAATATGATTCATGGTACGCTTCAGGAAGCTGACTCTTTGGATAAACTGTATGCTCTTTGTGGTCAACATTGCCCAATATTAACTGTTATTATCCAACCCATGAATGAGGAAGACCGAGGATTTGCATATCGCAAAGAATCTGATATTGAAAATTTCTTgggtttttatttatgtatgaaaATACACCCGTATTTACTTCAGACAGACAAAAATGTGTTCAGGGAAGagaacaataaagcaaatatgagACAAAATCTTATTGATAATGCCATTGGTGATATATTTGATCAGTTTTATTTCAATAACACATTTGACTTGAtgggtaaaagaagaaaacaaaaaagaattaacttCTTGGGGTTAGAGGAAGAAggtaatttaaagaaatttcaaCCGGATTTGAAGGAAAgattttgtatgaattttttgCACACATCATTGTTAGTTGTGGGTAATATGAATTCAAATACACAAGACCTCAGCAGTCAGACAAATGAAATCTTTAAAGCAGTCGATGAGAATAACAACTTATTAAATAACAGATTCCAGGGCTCAAGAACAAATCTCAACCAAGTAGTAAGAGAAAATATCAACTGTCATTACTTCTTTGAAATGCTTGGTCAAGTTTGCCTCTTAGATATTTGCCAAGTTGAGACCTCCTTAAATATTAGcaacagaaatattttagaagacCTTTGTATGTTTGAGGGTGAAAATCTTTTCATTTGGGAAGAGGAAGACATATTAAATTTAACTGATCTTGAAAGCAGTAGAGAACAAGAAGATTTATAA